In Brienomyrus brachyistius isolate T26 chromosome 3, BBRACH_0.4, whole genome shotgun sequence, the following proteins share a genomic window:
- the nphp1 gene encoding nephrocystin-1 isoform X1, with protein MPPKKRGPLQTVQRDTDGIKKQVDSLVREVKQLNVDTEDSRLAEASQRCNQLLKSVEETMRTLKKLTKADEPAPVGNYDQRKLDEEKRLETMKKQLLSLSAVASPAQKADSKNQAGSSGMEDDDGEEAESEEEDDDEDEEDDDEEQAEKQRPEKDASCFIVLSAFKGEQDGDLTVQKGEILHILSRNPDGWWLARNAEGKKGLVPKTFLKVHQEEEEEEEEDKEDSDTGEESDEVMDEESATNPRSCQSNWDTVRKAITEISATDVLAAMGAIPAGFRPSTLSKLLAEGSTYRSSYFIQPELSQSQLVFKDLFWNPDTGSVRPRISKISLMLTLWSCRMIPRPGVGVQVLSRHVRFCVFDGIKVLSNIHTVRANAGQKNQKTWTFSPRTTGILPSLLDGDCFIRSDCLSSEVGILFELGVSYIRNSTGERGDLSCGWAFLGLFDVSGVPIPHRTYELTVHGGTPYEKDVDVDPSINRRAMGSMLHQMLISRKQPKLIVKLRSPSTSTRASMNLLPDTLIGSSSSVPLLALYRQVLADALLRDRLTMQNADLICSPVLVTFPHVLDHTDLLDALRGTWAEKEGALRRSEKRDPELLKGLFVRVYLDRVFPLLHSTRLPAPQWADEEREGTRWGVIFGGTVQDAAQGDAGLAALLAADAAQEAFDITQVTYDFLASARKGVANT; from the exons ATGCCACCGAAGAAGAGGGGGCCGCTGCAAACAGTACAAAGGGACACTGATGGCATTAAAAAGCAA GTGGACAGTTTGGTCCGGGAGGTGAAACAGCTGAACGTGGATACGGAAGATTCCAGGCTGGCAGAAGCTTCACAGAG GTGCAACCAGCTTCTGAAGTCTGTTGAGGAGACAATGAGGACTCTGAAGAAACTGACCAAA GCAGACGAACCGGCACCGGTGGGAAACTACGACCAAAGGAAGCTGGACGAAGAGAAGAGACTGGAGACAATGAAGAAACAGCTGCTGTCCCTCTCAGCCGTGGCGTCTCCTGCACAGAAAGCGGATTCAAA AAATCAGGCGGGATCTTCTGGGATGGAGGACGACGACGGAGAAGAGGCAGAAAGTGAAGAGGAGGACGACGACGAAGATGAAGAAGATGATGACGAAGAGCAGGCAGAAAAACAAAGACCCGAAAAAGACGCATCCTGCTTTATTGTTCTCAGCGCATTTAAAGGCGAGCAAGATGGTGACCTGACTGTTCAG AAGGGTGAGATCCTGCACATTCTCAGCAGGAACCCAGACGGCTGGTGGCTCGCTAGGAATGCAGAAGGCAAAAAGGGTCTCGTCCCTAAAACCTTCTTAAAG GTGCAtcaggaggaagaagaggaggaagaagaggacaaAGAAGACTCTGATACGGGAGAAGAGAGTGACGAGGTGATGGATGAAGAGTCTGCAACAAACCCGAG aagctGTCAGTCTAATTGGGATACTGTAAGAAAAGCAATCACAGAG ATCAGCGCCACTGACGTGCTGGCTGCCATGGGTGCCATCCCCGCGGGGTTCAGGCCGTCCACCCTGTCGAAGCTGCTTGCCGAAG GAAGTACCTACAGAAGCAGCTACTTCATCCAGCCAGAACTGAGTCAGTCTCAGCTTGTCTTCAAAGACCTTTTCTGGAACCCAGATACAGGAAGT GTCCGGCCCAGGATCTCCAAGATCTCCCTGATGTTGACCTTGTGGAGCTGCAGAATGATCCCAAGGCCCGGAGTTGGGGTGCAGGTCCTCAGCAGACACGTGCGCTTCTGCGTATTCGATGGCATCAAG GTACTGAGTAATATCCACACAGTCAGAGCAAATGCTGGTCAAAAGAACCAAAAAACCTGGACCTTTTCTCCAAGG ACAACTGGTATCCTGCCCAGTCTGTTGGATGGAGACTGTTTCATAAGGAGCGACTGCCTGTCCTCTGAAGTGGGGATCCTGTTTGAACTGGGTGTGAGCTACATTCGAAAT TCCACGGGCGAGAGGGGCGACCTCAGCTGCGGCTGGGCCTTCCTTGGGCTATTCGACGTAAGCGGTGTGCCCATCCCACACAG GACATATGAGCTCACCGTCCATGGAGGGACTCCCTATGAAAAGGATGTTGATGTGGACCCTTCAATTAACAGGAGAG CTATGGGAAGCATGTTGCACCAGATGCTGATCTCCCGGAAACAACCCAAACTCATCGTGAAGCTCCGCTCTCCCAGCACCAGCACCAGGGCTTCCATGAA CCTCCTGCCTGACACCTTGATCGGCAGCTCGAGTTCTGTGCCCCTGCTAGCCCTCTACAGGCAGGTCCTTGCCGACGCGCTTCTCAGAGACCGCCTGACCATGCAGAACGCAG ATCTTATCTGCAGCCCAGTCTTAGTGACATTCCCTCACGTTCTGGATCACACGGATCTTCTGGATGCTTTAAGG GGCACTTGGGCTGAAAAAGAGGGCGCCCTCAGGAGGTCAGAGAAG AGGGACCCGGAACTGCTGAAGGGTCTGTTTGTGCGGGTCTACCTGGACAGGGTGTTCCCCCTCCTGCATTCCACTCGGCTGCCTGCACCCCAGTGGGCCGACGAAGAACGGGAGGGCACGCGCTGGGGTGTCATTTTTGGCGGCACAGTGCAGGACGCCGCTCAGGGCGATGCAGGGCTCGCCGCCCTCCTCGCTGCCGATGCCGCCCAGGAGGCCTTTGACATCACCCAGGTCACCTACGACTTCCTGGCCTCCGCCAGAAAGGGTGTGGCCAACACTTAA
- the nphp1 gene encoding nephrocystin-1 isoform X2, with product MRTLKKLTKADEPAPVGNYDQRKLDEEKRLETMKKQLLSLSAVASPAQKADSKNQAGSSGMEDDDGEEAESEEEDDDEDEEDDDEEQAEKQRPEKDASCFIVLSAFKGEQDGDLTVQKGEILHILSRNPDGWWLARNAEGKKGLVPKTFLKVHQEEEEEEEEDKEDSDTGEESDEVMDEESATNPRSCQSNWDTVRKAITEISATDVLAAMGAIPAGFRPSTLSKLLAEGSTYRSSYFIQPELSQSQLVFKDLFWNPDTGSVRPRISKISLMLTLWSCRMIPRPGVGVQVLSRHVRFCVFDGIKVLSNIHTVRANAGQKNQKTWTFSPRTTGILPSLLDGDCFIRSDCLSSEVGILFELGVSYIRNSTGERGDLSCGWAFLGLFDVSGVPIPHRTYELTVHGGTPYEKDVDVDPSINRRAMGSMLHQMLISRKQPKLIVKLRSPSTSTRASMNLLPDTLIGSSSSVPLLALYRQVLADALLRDRLTMQNADLICSPVLVTFPHVLDHTDLLDALRGTWAEKEGALRRSEKRDPELLKGLFVRVYLDRVFPLLHSTRLPAPQWADEEREGTRWGVIFGGTVQDAAQGDAGLAALLAADAAQEAFDITQVTYDFLASARKGVANT from the exons ATGAGGACTCTGAAGAAACTGACCAAA GCAGACGAACCGGCACCGGTGGGAAACTACGACCAAAGGAAGCTGGACGAAGAGAAGAGACTGGAGACAATGAAGAAACAGCTGCTGTCCCTCTCAGCCGTGGCGTCTCCTGCACAGAAAGCGGATTCAAA AAATCAGGCGGGATCTTCTGGGATGGAGGACGACGACGGAGAAGAGGCAGAAAGTGAAGAGGAGGACGACGACGAAGATGAAGAAGATGATGACGAAGAGCAGGCAGAAAAACAAAGACCCGAAAAAGACGCATCCTGCTTTATTGTTCTCAGCGCATTTAAAGGCGAGCAAGATGGTGACCTGACTGTTCAG AAGGGTGAGATCCTGCACATTCTCAGCAGGAACCCAGACGGCTGGTGGCTCGCTAGGAATGCAGAAGGCAAAAAGGGTCTCGTCCCTAAAACCTTCTTAAAG GTGCAtcaggaggaagaagaggaggaagaagaggacaaAGAAGACTCTGATACGGGAGAAGAGAGTGACGAGGTGATGGATGAAGAGTCTGCAACAAACCCGAG aagctGTCAGTCTAATTGGGATACTGTAAGAAAAGCAATCACAGAG ATCAGCGCCACTGACGTGCTGGCTGCCATGGGTGCCATCCCCGCGGGGTTCAGGCCGTCCACCCTGTCGAAGCTGCTTGCCGAAG GAAGTACCTACAGAAGCAGCTACTTCATCCAGCCAGAACTGAGTCAGTCTCAGCTTGTCTTCAAAGACCTTTTCTGGAACCCAGATACAGGAAGT GTCCGGCCCAGGATCTCCAAGATCTCCCTGATGTTGACCTTGTGGAGCTGCAGAATGATCCCAAGGCCCGGAGTTGGGGTGCAGGTCCTCAGCAGACACGTGCGCTTCTGCGTATTCGATGGCATCAAG GTACTGAGTAATATCCACACAGTCAGAGCAAATGCTGGTCAAAAGAACCAAAAAACCTGGACCTTTTCTCCAAGG ACAACTGGTATCCTGCCCAGTCTGTTGGATGGAGACTGTTTCATAAGGAGCGACTGCCTGTCCTCTGAAGTGGGGATCCTGTTTGAACTGGGTGTGAGCTACATTCGAAAT TCCACGGGCGAGAGGGGCGACCTCAGCTGCGGCTGGGCCTTCCTTGGGCTATTCGACGTAAGCGGTGTGCCCATCCCACACAG GACATATGAGCTCACCGTCCATGGAGGGACTCCCTATGAAAAGGATGTTGATGTGGACCCTTCAATTAACAGGAGAG CTATGGGAAGCATGTTGCACCAGATGCTGATCTCCCGGAAACAACCCAAACTCATCGTGAAGCTCCGCTCTCCCAGCACCAGCACCAGGGCTTCCATGAA CCTCCTGCCTGACACCTTGATCGGCAGCTCGAGTTCTGTGCCCCTGCTAGCCCTCTACAGGCAGGTCCTTGCCGACGCGCTTCTCAGAGACCGCCTGACCATGCAGAACGCAG ATCTTATCTGCAGCCCAGTCTTAGTGACATTCCCTCACGTTCTGGATCACACGGATCTTCTGGATGCTTTAAGG GGCACTTGGGCTGAAAAAGAGGGCGCCCTCAGGAGGTCAGAGAAG AGGGACCCGGAACTGCTGAAGGGTCTGTTTGTGCGGGTCTACCTGGACAGGGTGTTCCCCCTCCTGCATTCCACTCGGCTGCCTGCACCCCAGTGGGCCGACGAAGAACGGGAGGGCACGCGCTGGGGTGTCATTTTTGGCGGCACAGTGCAGGACGCCGCTCAGGGCGATGCAGGGCTCGCCGCCCTCCTCGCTGCCGATGCCGCCCAGGAGGCCTTTGACATCACCCAGGTCACCTACGACTTCCTGGCCTCCGCCAGAAAGGGTGTGGCCAACACTTAA
- the malb gene encoding mal, T cell differentiation protein b — translation MASTTAQSAGSLPSGLGVCTSTPDVFYLPELIFGGLVWILVASSHVIPPNPLGWVMFVSVFCFIMTFLWLVIFVCGGHKNSGGWAAADFVYHFLAAFFYLSASVALAYVTCLYGTKQMTLLSSDFPDFDTYYKYYRIDIAAVVFSHITTLFYFIHGILSAIRWKSF, via the exons ATGGCATCTACCACAGCACAGTCAGCGGGGAGTTTACCCAGCGGGCTTGGCGTATGCACCAGTACCCCGGACGTCTTTTACCTTCCAGAGCTG ATCTTTGGAGGACTAGTTTGGATCCTCGTTGCCTCTTCACATGTGATTCCACCCAACCCTCTAGGATGGGTGATGTTTGTGTCAGTCTTCTGCTTCATCATGACCTTCCTGTGGCTGGTGATTTTTGTCTGTGGAGGACACAAGAACAGTGGGGGCTGGGCAGCTGCG GACTTTGTGTACCATTTCCTGGCAGCGTTCTTTTACCTCAGTGCGTCTGTTGCCCTGGCCTACGTCACCTGCTTGTATGGAACCAAACAAATGACTTTGCTTTCTTCAGATTTTCCTGACTTTGATACTTATTACAAGTATTACCGGATTGACATTGCTGCGGTG GTCTTCTCCCACATAACTACCCTCTTTTACTTCATTCACGGCATTCTGTCGGCAATAAGGTGGAAAAGCTTCTGA